In a genomic window of Glaciimonas sp. PCH181:
- a CDS encoding DUF2157 domain-containing protein: MMPLAGQSEQTPLASQSPVASSLRPVITHWLQEKQLSPSAAERALQLSGDLPTSADWKRFLTTVFLFSGALFLVAGVIFFFAFNWQALPRIAKFSLLQGVLIIAALLARHFTLDTLKGQVALLAAMLLCGALLAYFGQTYQTGADPYQLFVTWSILIFPWVLVSRLNTAWCLWLGLLNLGLLLYLERVTLGFFDLLELGNRLPLSLFGLNLVVWGGAEIILHRSHPRSEVAANLNRYRHFIRFAGLLLLAVLTVGILSFIILPKYFADRSIMPRVSSIAMLVVLAGFFLLYRRRRDLLLLTGSCLALITIGAAQLIVMFFSGGFNWLVGFMIVGLFLVSASTAAALWLRNLQRGWQKEGLA, translated from the coding sequence ATGATGCCGTTAGCGGGTCAGAGTGAACAAACGCCTTTAGCTAGCCAGTCGCCCGTCGCGTCATCGTTACGTCCGGTGATTACGCATTGGCTGCAAGAAAAGCAGCTATCGCCTAGCGCCGCCGAACGCGCATTGCAGTTGTCGGGGGATTTGCCGACCAGCGCAGATTGGAAGCGGTTTCTGACGACCGTTTTTTTGTTTAGCGGCGCCTTGTTTCTGGTCGCTGGCGTGATATTTTTCTTCGCGTTTAACTGGCAGGCATTGCCGCGCATCGCTAAATTTAGTTTGCTGCAAGGCGTTTTGATTATCGCTGCATTGCTAGCCCGCCATTTCACGCTCGACACTTTGAAGGGACAGGTCGCTTTGCTGGCGGCGATGCTGTTATGCGGCGCATTGCTGGCCTATTTCGGTCAGACCTATCAAACCGGTGCCGACCCTTATCAACTATTTGTGACATGGAGTATTTTGATTTTTCCGTGGGTACTCGTCTCACGGCTTAATACGGCGTGGTGTCTTTGGTTAGGGTTGCTGAATCTGGGATTACTGCTTTATCTGGAGCGCGTAACGCTCGGATTTTTCGATCTGCTGGAGCTTGGTAACCGTTTGCCATTGTCGCTATTTGGACTCAATCTGGTGGTATGGGGAGGTGCGGAAATCATCTTGCATCGTAGCCATCCGCGGTCAGAAGTTGCAGCCAATCTCAACAGATATCGCCACTTTATTCGTTTCGCCGGATTGCTTTTGTTGGCGGTGCTGACGGTCGGTATTTTATCGTTCATTATTTTGCCGAAATACTTCGCTGATCGCTCAATCATGCCGCGCGTAAGTTCTATCGCGATGCTGGTCGTGTTGGCAGGATTTTTCTTGCTATATCGCAGGCGTCGCGATTTATTGCTATTGACGGGCAGTTGTCTGGCATTGATCACGATAGGCGCAGCGCAATTGATTGTCATGTTTTTTTCCGGCGGGTTTAACTGGCTTGTCGGCTTCATGATTGTTGGTTTGTTTTTAGTCAGCGCGTCTACTGCTGCGGCGCTGTGGTTGCGCAACCTGCAACGTGGATGGCAAAAAGAAGGCTTGGCATGA
- the aroC gene encoding chorismate synthase, producing the protein MPGNTFGSLFTVTNFGESHGPAIGCVVDGCPPGLELSEADIQPDLDRRKPGTSRHVTQRQEPDTVEILSGVYEGKTTGTPIMLLIRNQDQRSKDYGNIVETFRPGHADYTYWQKYGIRDPRGGGRSSARLTAPTVAAAAIAKKWLLQQYGTTFYGGMGQLGEIPIAFESWEHVRENPFFAPNTSQIAELEAYMDALRKDGDSCGARINVVATNVPVGLGEPLYDRLDADIAYAMMGINAVKAVEIGAGFESVVQKGSVHGDEITPEGFLTNNAGGILGGISTGQDITVTIAIKPTSSIRTPRKSIDKQGTPTIVETFGRHDPCVGIRATPIAEAMLALVLMDHALRHRAQCGDVKVARLVAP; encoded by the coding sequence ATGCCCGGCAATACCTTTGGCTCGCTATTTACCGTTACCAATTTTGGCGAATCCCACGGCCCGGCGATTGGCTGCGTCGTAGATGGATGTCCTCCCGGTCTGGAATTATCGGAAGCCGATATTCAGCCGGATCTGGATCGCCGCAAGCCCGGCACATCCCGCCACGTTACGCAGCGGCAAGAACCGGACACGGTGGAGATTCTGTCCGGCGTCTATGAAGGCAAGACTACCGGCACGCCAATTATGTTGTTGATTCGCAATCAAGATCAACGCAGCAAGGATTACGGCAATATTGTCGAGACTTTCCGTCCCGGTCACGCCGATTACACGTATTGGCAAAAATACGGTATTCGCGATCCACGCGGCGGCGGTCGTTCTTCGGCACGTTTGACGGCGCCGACAGTGGCGGCGGCAGCGATTGCCAAAAAATGGTTATTACAGCAATACGGCACGACTTTTTATGGTGGTATGGGCCAGCTTGGTGAAATTCCGATTGCGTTCGAATCGTGGGAACACGTCCGCGAAAACCCGTTTTTTGCCCCGAATACCAGCCAAATCGCCGAATTGGAAGCGTATATGGATGCGTTACGCAAAGACGGCGATTCGTGCGGTGCGCGGATTAATGTCGTCGCCACCAATGTGCCGGTCGGACTGGGTGAGCCGTTGTATGACCGACTCGACGCTGATATTGCCTACGCAATGATGGGTATCAATGCTGTCAAAGCGGTTGAAATCGGTGCCGGTTTCGAGTCAGTAGTGCAAAAAGGCTCGGTCCATGGCGATGAAATCACGCCAGAAGGATTCTTGACGAATAACGCTGGCGGTATTTTGGGTGGAATTTCGACAGGACAGGATATTACGGTGACGATTGCCATCAAGCCGACCTCCAGCATCCGCACGCCACGCAAGTCTATCGACAAGCAAGGCACGCCGACTATCGTAGAAACATTTGGTCGTCACGATCCTTGCGTGGGTATTCGGGCGACGCCGATTGCCGAGGCAATGCTGGCCTTGGTGCTGATGGATCACGCATTACGCCATCGTGCCCAATGTGGCGATGTGAAAGTGGCGCGGCTGGTTGCTCCGTAG
- a CDS encoding sulfite exporter TauE/SafE family protein, with protein MFDVILFFCGNVLLGAVLGAFGGLFGIGGGLIAIPVLGMLYGMDQQLAQGTALVMIAPNVLIGFWRYRQRNSLDLRAASVLGGSAVFVTYLSAWYATVISAGTLHFAFNLFMEVLGCYLLWNVLRRKSLKPARAPLGQRYLPVVGVVGGAVSGFFGVGGGVIAPPALVGFFGMTQTAAQGMALALVSPGAVIALFTYAYAGHVDWKIGIPLAIGGIFSVSAGVALAHKLPERRLRLCFSIALIVLAAWLLLRG; from the coding sequence ATGTTTGATGTCATTCTGTTTTTTTGCGGCAATGTGCTGCTCGGCGCTGTTTTAGGTGCATTTGGTGGTTTGTTTGGCATCGGTGGCGGCTTAATCGCGATTCCGGTGCTGGGTATGTTGTATGGCATGGATCAACAGTTAGCGCAGGGCACCGCGTTGGTGATGATCGCGCCTAACGTTTTGATCGGCTTTTGGCGCTATCGCCAACGTAATAGTCTGGATTTGCGCGCTGCCAGTGTGCTCGGCGGTTCTGCCGTATTCGTGACGTATTTAAGCGCATGGTATGCGACGGTAATCAGCGCCGGTACGCTGCATTTTGCCTTCAATCTGTTTATGGAAGTATTGGGCTGTTATTTATTGTGGAATGTATTGCGCCGTAAGTCGCTAAAGCCAGCACGAGCCCCATTGGGGCAACGTTACTTGCCGGTAGTTGGCGTGGTGGGCGGCGCAGTGTCCGGCTTTTTTGGTGTCGGCGGCGGAGTGATCGCACCGCCTGCGTTGGTCGGGTTTTTCGGTATGACGCAAACGGCTGCGCAAGGCATGGCGTTGGCGCTAGTATCGCCGGGTGCGGTGATCGCCTTATTTACGTATGCATACGCTGGGCATGTGGATTGGAAAATCGGGATTCCGCTGGCGATTGGCGGCATATTCAGCGTTTCTGCGGGCGTGGCATTGGCACATAAATTACCGGAACGGCGTTTGAGGTTATGCTTCAGCATTGCATTGATTGTGCTAGCAGCGTGGTTGTTGTTGCGTGGTTAA
- a CDS encoding ABC transporter permease: protein MIQQSLRMTQRDWRAGELRFLLVALIVAVAALSSVGFFVDRMRAGLTRDAHQLLGADLLIAADQPVNPSWRAEAQRRGLTIADTIVFPSMALAGEGDDARSQLASLKAVSNGYPLRGNLRIADKPDNNGVLTRTVPAKGTVWVDQNILTALNLPIGASLKLGDSSFTIAHILAVEPDRGSGFVNFSPRVMLSMADLVATHLVQDGSRVTYRLLLAGAAPATQAFQDWVETAIARDNVKGVRIESLENGRPEMRSTLDRGEQFLSLVSLLSAMLAAVAITMAARRFMLRHLDACAMLRCLGLTQNQVTQLYLYEFLLIGLVGSILGALVGFGAHFVLLEWLGKFVSHDLPAASVIPGLQGIATGLLLLLGFALPPILQLRNVPHNRVIRREQDAPQAMVLATYGLGTLTFIGLLLWQAGDVKLGLLTALGFLGGFAAFALISWLALKSLRYLRGALKHPSWRFALTGLQRRPGATIVQIVALALGLMALLLLTVIRGDLIGAWRQATPPDAPNRFVINIQPEQEKDVNQRLIAGGVPQPNMYPMIRGRLTEINDKAITAATYTEDRAQRLVEREFNLSTMADVPPKNNLVAGTWYKDDQPEASVEEGLAKTLNLKLGDKLTFDIAGQTVSAPITSLRKLEWGSMQVNFFVILNPKAMVDMPRTWITAFHLPPAHSNLGNQLTRDFPNLTVVDIGSIIKQLQDVIDQVVAAVEFLFLFTLASGGLVLYAALLSSQGERTREAGLLRALGATRKQLSHAQWIEFALIGCLAGFLAASGAAATGWALAHYVFSFTWTFSPWIWIAGMAIGAACTFIGGWIGLRSVLSRPPLETLREA, encoded by the coding sequence ATGATTCAGCAGTCTCTACGCATGACCCAACGCGATTGGCGGGCGGGTGAATTACGGTTTTTATTAGTAGCATTGATTGTGGCGGTAGCGGCCTTATCCTCGGTCGGATTTTTTGTAGACCGGATGCGGGCTGGATTAACCCGCGATGCGCATCAATTACTCGGTGCCGATTTACTGATTGCTGCCGACCAACCGGTCAACCCCAGTTGGCGTGCCGAAGCACAACGGCGCGGTCTGACAATTGCCGACACGATCGTATTTCCCAGCATGGCCTTGGCTGGTGAGGGCGACGATGCGCGTTCTCAATTAGCATCGTTGAAGGCCGTTTCCAACGGTTATCCCTTGCGCGGCAATCTGCGTATCGCTGATAAGCCTGACAATAATGGCGTCCTTACGCGCACTGTTCCTGCCAAGGGCACAGTATGGGTCGATCAGAATATCCTCACTGCATTAAACCTGCCGATCGGCGCGTCGCTCAAACTCGGCGATAGTAGTTTTACGATTGCCCATATTCTGGCAGTTGAGCCGGATCGTGGCAGCGGCTTCGTCAATTTTTCGCCACGCGTAATGTTATCGATGGCCGATCTGGTAGCGACCCATTTGGTGCAAGACGGTTCACGCGTTACTTATCGTTTGCTGCTGGCGGGGGCTGCGCCTGCAACGCAGGCATTTCAGGATTGGGTAGAGACCGCGATTGCACGCGATAACGTCAAAGGTGTGCGGATAGAATCACTGGAAAATGGTCGTCCCGAGATGCGGTCTACATTGGATCGGGGCGAGCAGTTTCTGTCTTTGGTAAGCTTGTTATCCGCAATGCTGGCGGCGGTTGCCATTACGATGGCGGCGCGGCGTTTTATGCTTCGTCACTTGGATGCTTGCGCGATGTTGCGCTGTCTGGGTTTGACCCAGAATCAGGTCACGCAGCTCTATCTGTATGAGTTTTTATTGATCGGCTTGGTTGGCAGCATTCTTGGTGCGCTGGTGGGTTTTGGGGCGCATTTTGTGTTGCTGGAATGGCTGGGAAAATTTGTATCGCATGATTTGCCTGCTGCCAGCGTCATCCCCGGATTGCAGGGCATTGCTACCGGCTTGCTGTTGCTGCTGGGGTTTGCGCTGCCGCCGATTTTGCAGCTTCGCAATGTCCCGCACAATCGTGTGATCCGGCGCGAGCAAGATGCACCGCAAGCGATGGTGCTGGCCACCTATGGCTTAGGCACACTGACCTTTATCGGGTTGCTGTTATGGCAAGCGGGCGACGTTAAATTAGGCTTGCTGACAGCGCTTGGATTTTTGGGTGGGTTTGCGGCCTTTGCGTTGATTTCCTGGCTGGCATTGAAGTCATTACGGTATTTGCGTGGCGCACTAAAACATCCTAGCTGGCGCTTTGCGCTGACCGGTTTGCAACGGCGTCCGGGCGCGACCATCGTCCAGATCGTCGCATTAGCGCTAGGCCTGATGGCGCTGTTATTGCTGACGGTGATCCGTGGGGACCTGATCGGAGCGTGGCGTCAGGCGACCCCGCCAGATGCGCCAAATCGCTTCGTGATTAATATTCAGCCGGAACAGGAGAAGGACGTTAACCAGCGGTTGATTGCTGGCGGCGTGCCGCAGCCGAATATGTATCCGATGATTCGTGGCCGCCTGACCGAAATCAATGACAAGGCTATCACCGCTGCAACTTACACTGAAGATCGGGCGCAGCGTTTGGTGGAGCGTGAATTTAACTTGTCGACGATGGCCGATGTTCCGCCAAAAAATAACCTCGTCGCGGGCACCTGGTATAAGGATGATCAACCAGAGGCGTCGGTGGAAGAAGGGTTGGCAAAGACCTTAAATCTAAAACTCGGCGATAAATTGACCTTTGATATCGCCGGACAAACGGTCAGCGCACCGATTACCAGCTTGCGTAAATTGGAGTGGGGCTCGATGCAGGTGAATTTCTTCGTGATTCTGAATCCTAAGGCGATGGTGGATATGCCAAGGACCTGGATTACGGCGTTCCATTTGCCGCCTGCGCATAGCAATCTCGGGAATCAATTGACGCGTGACTTTCCGAACCTGACGGTGGTGGATATCGGCAGCATCATCAAGCAATTGCAAGACGTAATCGATCAGGTTGTTGCTGCGGTGGAGTTTCTGTTTTTGTTTACGTTGGCCTCGGGTGGACTGGTGTTGTATGCAGCGTTGTTGAGTTCGCAAGGGGAACGCACGCGCGAAGCCGGATTGCTGCGCGCTTTGGGCGCGACCAGAAAACAGTTATCGCATGCGCAATGGATTGAGTTTGCATTGATTGGTTGTCTGGCCGGGTTTTTGGCGGCTAGCGGTGCGGCTGCGACAGGATGGGCGTTGGCGCATTACGTGTTCAGCTTTACCTGGACTTTCAGTCCGTGGATTTGGATTGCCGGCATGGCGATCGGCGCGGCTTGTACGTTTATTGGCGGCTGGATAGGATTGCGCAGCGTGCTGTCGCGACCGCCTTTGGAGACCTTACGCGAGGCTTGA
- a CDS encoding group II truncated hemoglobin produces MTDLTAESAQPPSLYALIGGGERLRELVDRFYDLMDLEPDFAGIRVLHPTSLDGSRDKFFWFLSGWSGGPDLFVERFGHPRLRARHLPYAIATPERDQWLRCMALAMQDVGMDEGLQQRLLASFFDTADWMRNKADKVEA; encoded by the coding sequence ATTACCGACCTTACCGCAGAGTCGGCACAACCGCCTTCTCTGTATGCGCTAATCGGCGGCGGCGAACGTTTGCGTGAACTAGTTGATCGCTTTTACGATTTAATGGATCTGGAACCTGATTTTGCCGGTATTCGGGTATTGCATCCGACTTCGCTGGATGGTTCTCGGGATAAATTCTTTTGGTTTTTGTCGGGCTGGAGTGGCGGCCCCGATTTATTTGTTGAGCGGTTTGGTCATCCTCGATTGCGCGCGCGCCATTTACCGTATGCGATTGCCACGCCAGAGCGGGATCAATGGCTGCGTTGTATGGCATTGGCGATGCAGGACGTCGGAATGGATGAGGGATTGCAGCAGCGTTTGCTGGCCTCTTTTTTTGATACTGCGGATTGGATGCGCAACAAAGCCGATAAGGTCGAGGCTTAA
- a CDS encoding hemerythrin domain-containing protein translates to MKNANSAKDAVSMLVKDHKDVKAMFKQFEDLTDRSKAKKKQLADQICEALTLHTQIEEKIFYPAVRKAIGEDDLMDEALVEHASAKDLIAEIEMMDPGDDLYDAKVHVLSEQIEHHVEEEETDMFPKAKKSKLDLVELGEEMSALKADLQGEAL, encoded by the coding sequence ATGAAAAACGCAAACTCCGCAAAAGATGCCGTCAGTATGCTGGTCAAAGACCATAAAGACGTTAAAGCGATGTTCAAACAATTCGAAGATCTGACAGATCGATCAAAGGCCAAGAAAAAACAACTCGCCGATCAGATTTGCGAGGCGCTGACATTACATACGCAGATAGAGGAAAAGATTTTCTATCCTGCGGTGCGAAAAGCGATTGGAGAGGATGATCTGATGGATGAGGCGCTGGTAGAACATGCCAGCGCCAAGGACTTGATCGCAGAAATTGAAATGATGGATCCGGGCGACGATCTTTACGATGCAAAAGTCCACGTCTTGTCAGAACAAATTGAACACCATGTCGAGGAAGAAGAAACCGACATGTTTCCTAAAGCCAAAAAAAGCAAGCTTGACCTGGTCGAACTGGGAGAAGAAATGAGCGCTCTCAAAGCAGATTTACAGGGCGAAGCGCTTTAA
- a CDS encoding DUF4401 domain-containing protein yields the protein MKNEATLQKGPISAVAREGPSLLWQQLHADGYVDAEHAPPSVIEAAASPWYVRVMLGICGGVGALFLLAFFSIFLVDHLMREDATLITAGLILVGCAALIYRLSTKGAAQDLRQQFALALSLAGQGMAGFWLFATYGGNVAWPFFGIALCQLLLIVLVPNFLHRVLSTVFSLLALHIGCLMLLGPSPALPICAGLAALFWLDESNLQRRLPQAFLPIAVGLTLALLSLALTSVWFPYSLLVEVGADHRSDGLGDSLYRWLYLLDPVVVGLIFLSLVLQLTSSLTFGRRCAALVVALILAVLGGWVIGLVLGAMLMLLGFARGRHMLTSLGIVASLGYLSWFYYALEWTLLIKSIGLMLLGAALLSGYFILGRLSTEIKHA from the coding sequence ATGAAGAACGAAGCGACCTTGCAAAAAGGACCTATAAGTGCCGTTGCGCGTGAGGGACCATCTTTGCTATGGCAACAACTACATGCAGACGGTTATGTCGATGCGGAACATGCGCCGCCCTCAGTCATAGAGGCGGCGGCTTCGCCCTGGTATGTGCGCGTGATGTTAGGTATTTGCGGTGGCGTCGGCGCTTTATTTTTGTTGGCTTTTTTTAGTATTTTTTTAGTCGATCATTTGATGCGCGAAGATGCCACTTTGATCACCGCCGGACTGATTTTGGTCGGATGCGCGGCGCTCATCTATCGACTGAGTACAAAGGGCGCAGCGCAAGACTTGCGGCAACAATTTGCGCTGGCCCTCAGTCTGGCCGGACAAGGCATGGCGGGTTTCTGGCTATTTGCAACGTATGGCGGCAATGTCGCGTGGCCTTTCTTCGGCATCGCGCTATGTCAGTTGTTGTTGATTGTGCTGGTGCCAAATTTTTTACACAGAGTGCTAAGCACGGTCTTTTCATTGCTGGCATTACATATTGGCTGCCTGATGTTGCTGGGGCCTAGCCCGGCGCTGCCGATTTGCGCCGGTTTGGCAGCATTATTCTGGTTGGATGAGTCCAACTTGCAAAGGCGATTGCCGCAGGCATTTTTGCCGATTGCAGTGGGGTTGACGCTGGCGCTGCTCTCTCTGGCGCTGACGTCGGTCTGGTTCCCCTATTCTTTGCTGGTGGAAGTCGGCGCTGATCATCGCTCTGATGGTTTGGGCGATAGTCTGTATCGCTGGCTATATTTGCTCGATCCGGTGGTGGTCGGCTTGATATTTTTGTCGCTGGTGCTGCAGTTGACATCATCATTGACGTTTGGGCGGCGCTGCGCAGCGTTGGTCGTTGCCCTGATATTGGCTGTTCTTGGCGGATGGGTTATCGGGCTGGTGCTGGGGGCGATGTTGATGCTGCTGGGATTTGCCCGTGGGCGGCACATGTTAACGTCGCTTGGCATTGTTGCGTCGTTAGGGTATTTGTCGTGGTTTTATTACGCGTTGGAATGGACTTTGCTGATTAAATCAATTGGGTTGATGCTGTTGGGGGCTGCTTTATTGTCAGGCTATTTCATCCTTGGTCGCCTGTCTACGGAGATCAAACATGCTTGA
- a CDS encoding GDYXXLXY domain-containing protein, which produces MLDRSTVKHNRGGLIVIGLMLILAAINQAIWHKEQVLSTGRSVSLAMAPVDPRSLMQGDYMALDWQLSRDIQAASETLPESGKAVLSVPDNSPATFLRLDNGKPLAADEALIEYRVRNGRIKVVSDAYFFQEGQGGAFEAARYGQFRVAPDGQALLIGLQDEQMKSIQPSDVSIKTSPKMMEKAPEPVPD; this is translated from the coding sequence ATGCTTGATCGCAGCACGGTAAAACATAATCGCGGCGGCTTGATCGTTATTGGCTTAATGCTGATTCTGGCGGCGATTAATCAAGCTATCTGGCATAAAGAACAGGTTCTCTCCACTGGCCGCAGCGTATCGCTGGCGATGGCGCCGGTCGATCCGCGCTCGTTGATGCAGGGCGATTACATGGCGCTGGATTGGCAATTGTCGCGCGATATTCAAGCGGCTAGCGAGACTTTGCCAGAGTCGGGCAAGGCGGTATTGTCGGTGCCAGACAATTCGCCAGCAACATTTCTGCGCCTTGACAATGGAAAGCCGTTGGCAGCGGACGAAGCGCTGATCGAATATCGGGTGCGCAACGGTCGCATAAAAGTGGTTTCCGATGCGTATTTCTTTCAGGAAGGTCAGGGAGGGGCGTTTGAAGCGGCGCGTTATGGCCAGTTTCGGGTTGCGCCCGATGGGCAGGCATTATTGATCGGTTTGCAGGATGAACAGATGAAGAGCATCCAGCCAAGCGATGTATCGATAAAAACCTCGCCAAAAATGATGGAAAAGGCCCCAGAACCGGTCCCCGACTAA
- a CDS encoding DNA recombination protein RmuC, with product MTSTALIVLFILAIIIVALQVFTIFRSNRSGADADSHLLQLTQLKDDLLRRQQDIAERNERELRDQVQTSAQGTRQEIGASFGQLQQTLVAQMTSVATLQNSQIDAFAQQLVRLNETNAQQLDSMRLAMHQQAQTSREEQALSLQRFGETLNQTLATLTESNAQRMSEIRTTLEAKIKDLQNDNGLRLEEMRKTVDEKLHATLEKRLGESFQIVSDRLEKVHQGLGEMQQLAIGVGDLKRVLTNVKTRGTWGEVQLEMLLEQVLTPEQYAKNVETVPGSGERVEFAIKLPGSDDGNTPVWMPIDAKFPKEQYERLSEAADRADAEGVALAGRELERAVRGEAKTIAEKYLSPPLTTDFAILFLPTEGLYAEVMRRPGLSDDLQRIHRISIAGPSTLSALLNSLQMGFRTLALEKRSSEVWQVLGAVKTEFSKFGDVLAATKLTLERAAKNIDQAEVRSRQMARKLKSVEAMPSEAAQILLGKDTAQLQDEEI from the coding sequence ATGACGTCAACTGCGTTAATTGTTTTATTTATTCTTGCGATCATCATCGTCGCGCTGCAAGTGTTTACCATTTTCCGCAGCAATCGCAGCGGTGCCGATGCCGATTCTCATCTGCTGCAATTGACGCAGTTAAAAGATGATTTGCTGCGTCGCCAGCAAGATATCGCCGAGCGCAATGAACGCGAACTGCGTGATCAGGTGCAAACCAGTGCGCAGGGTACGCGTCAGGAAATCGGCGCAAGTTTTGGACAATTGCAACAGACGCTGGTGGCGCAAATGACCAGCGTCGCCACACTACAAAATAGTCAAATCGATGCTTTCGCGCAGCAACTAGTCCGACTCAATGAAACGAATGCACAGCAACTCGACAGCATGCGGCTGGCGATGCATCAGCAAGCGCAGACCAGTCGTGAAGAGCAGGCTTTGTCGTTGCAGCGTTTTGGTGAGACGTTAAATCAGACTTTGGCGACACTGACTGAATCGAATGCCCAACGCATGTCCGAAATCCGAACGACGCTTGAAGCTAAAATTAAAGACTTGCAAAATGACAACGGTTTGCGGTTGGAAGAAATGCGTAAGACGGTGGATGAGAAACTCCACGCCACCCTAGAAAAACGGCTGGGAGAATCGTTCCAGATCGTCTCTGACCGTTTGGAAAAAGTACATCAGGGTTTAGGTGAAATGCAGCAATTGGCGATTGGTGTCGGCGATTTAAAGCGGGTTCTGACGAACGTCAAAACCCGTGGAACGTGGGGTGAAGTTCAGCTTGAAATGCTGTTGGAGCAGGTCTTGACGCCAGAGCAATATGCGAAAAATGTCGAGACTGTTCCGGGCAGCGGAGAGCGGGTTGAGTTCGCGATCAAATTGCCAGGAAGCGATGATGGCAATACGCCTGTTTGGATGCCGATTGATGCCAAATTTCCGAAGGAGCAGTACGAGCGTCTATCGGAGGCGGCTGATCGTGCGGATGCGGAAGGCGTCGCCTTGGCTGGACGTGAGTTAGAGCGCGCGGTGCGCGGTGAAGCTAAAACCATCGCTGAAAAATATCTGTCGCCGCCGCTTACTACTGATTTTGCAATTCTCTTTTTGCCGACTGAAGGTTTGTATGCAGAAGTCATGCGGCGTCCCGGTTTGTCCGACGATTTGCAGCGCATTCATCGTATCAGCATCGCTGGCCCATCGACGTTATCGGCGCTGCTGAACAGTTTGCAGATGGGATTCAGAACGTTGGCGTTAGAGAAGCGTTCGTCGGAAGTCTGGCAAGTATTGGGTGCGGTTAAGACCGAATTCAGTAAATTTGGCGACGTCTTGGCCGCAACCAAATTGACCCTTGAGCGCGCTGCAAAAAATATCGATCAGGCTGAAGTGCGTAGTCGGCAAATGGCGCGTAAATTGAAATCGGTGGAGGCAATGCCGAGCGAAGCCGCACAAATATTGCTAGGTAAGGACACCGCGCAATTGCAAGACGAAGAAATTTGA
- a CDS encoding DUF4126 domain-containing protein: MIESLSTAAMAAGLSWASGIRLYMALFVAGLFANLGWITLPHALNVLQSPWVLGVTGLLTAIEFLADKIPGLDSVWDAVQTFIRIPAGAVLSAAAMGHMDPAWTTVAALIGGTFAASAHATKAGSRAMINTSPEPLSNWAASFTEDLTVLGALWAAFYHPLLLFGFLLVFFIFAIWLLPKLWRSLRWVFQRLST; encoded by the coding sequence ATGATCGAATCACTTTCGACTGCAGCGATGGCAGCTGGTTTGTCCTGGGCCAGTGGCATTCGTTTATATATGGCGTTGTTCGTCGCTGGTTTGTTCGCCAATTTAGGATGGATTACGCTTCCCCATGCGCTGAATGTTTTGCAGTCGCCCTGGGTACTTGGCGTCACGGGCTTATTGACGGCGATTGAGTTTTTAGCCGATAAAATTCCCGGTCTGGATTCAGTCTGGGATGCGGTTCAGACCTTTATCAGGATTCCTGCCGGTGCGGTTCTCAGTGCGGCTGCGATGGGACATATGGACCCGGCGTGGACGACTGTGGCGGCGCTGATCGGCGGGACTTTTGCCGCCAGCGCGCATGCTACCAAGGCTGGCAGCCGGGCGATGATCAATACTTCACCCGAACCTTTAAGCAACTGGGCCGCTTCATTCACAGAAGATTTGACCGTGCTGGGCGCATTATGGGCAGCGTTTTATCACCCGTTGCTGCTGTTTGGATTTTTGCTGGTATTCTTTATTTTTGCAATCTGGTTGTTGCCCAAGTTGTGGCGTAGTCTGCGCTGGGTTTTTCAAAGGCTTAGTACATGA